In Streptomyces sp. P9-A4, the genomic window CAGGGTGCGGGCCAGCTCGGCGTTGCGGTCCAGGAACGCGCCGTCGAGCATCTCGGCGTGCCGCCCGTGGCCCTGGAGGAGCGTGCAGCCGGCGGTGGAGGCGCTGTGCCAGCTTCCGGGCTCGCCCGCCGCGAAGTGGCGCAGCTTGTCCTGGTCGGAGATCACCACGATCGGGGCGCGGAGCACGCCCAGGGCGGGATGGGCACCGCAGTGGGCGAGGTACTCCCGGGCCTGTTCGAGGGTCTCCCGGGCGACGATCTCGGACCCGGTGTGCCGGTGCAGGTGCCCGGCCAGCTCCTGCTCGAACTCGGCCAGGTGCTCCTCGCCGAGGGTGACGGCCTCGGTGATCCGGTACGAGTCCATGATGACCACGGTGCTCACCGTCCGGCCCCGCCGCTCCAGCTCCTCGGCGATCTCGAAGGCGAGGTTGCCGCCGAGCGAGTAGCCGAACAGGATGTACGGTCCGCCCGGGTGCAGCTCCTCGGCCAGATCCGCGTAGCGGGCGGCCTTGTCCGTGCCGGAGAGGTAGTTGAACGCGGCGAAGCGGTGGTCGGGGATCAGGGCCGCGAGCTGCCGGTAGACCAGCCCGTGGCCGCCCGCCGGTGGCAGGCAGAAGACCGTCCTGGTCCGGTCCGCGCCGGGGTTGAACCACAGGTACGGCTCCGCGCCGGGGAGCCGTCCGGTGACGACGTCCTCCAGGGTGCGGGCCATGCCGTGCAGGGTGCTGGTCCGGAACAGCCGGCCGACCGGGACGGCGGCGTTGAACTCGGTCCGGAGGTGGTGGATCAGCTCGATCAGCTTGATCGAGCTGCCGCCCGCCTCGAAGAAGTCGTCCCGCAGACCGGGCTGTTCGAGCCCGAGCAGGGCCTGCCAGTGCGCGGCCATCCGCTGCTCGTACAGCGTCACCGGCGGCTCGTGCCGGTCCGGTCCGGCCTCGGCGCGGGGTTCCGGAAGCGCGGCGAGGTCGACCTTGCCGTTCGCGGTGAGCGGCAGGGCCGGCAGTTCGGTGAAGTGCGCGGGGATCAGGTACGTGGGCAGCTGCTCCGCGAGGTGGCGGCGCAGCTCCCGCGCGTCGAGACCGGCGCCCTCAACGGGTACGCAGTAGGCGCACAGCAGGTTCTCGCCGCTCTCGTCCCGCCGCACCGTGACGCACACCTGGGCGAGCTCGGGCCGGGCGGCCAGCCGGGCCTCGATCTCGCCGGTCTCGATCCGGTGGCCGCGGACCTTGACCTGGCCGTCGGCCCGGCCGAGGAGGTGCAGCACACCGTCGGCATCCCAGTGACCGAGGTCGCCCGTCCGGTACAGCCGCACGGGATCGCGGTCCGGCGTGAGGGTGACGAACCGCTCGGCCGTCCGCTCAGGTTCGCCGAGATACCCGGTGGCGACCCCGGCGCCGCCGATCCACAACTCGCCTGCCACGCCCGGCGGTACGGGCTCGCCGTGCCGGTCGAGGACGTACACCTCGCTGTTGGGCAGCGGCCGGCCGACCGGCACCATCCGGCCCGCCTCCAGGTGACCGGCCGGACCCTCGAAGCAGGCGCTGTCGATGGTCCCCTCGGTGAGACCGTAGGAGTTCACCACCCGCGTCGCCGGACCGCAGACGGCGATGAGCCGCTGGTGCTCGCCCGCCTTCCACGCGTCCGAGCCGACGATCAGCAGCCGCATGAAGTCCAGGCTCAGACCCTCCCGCTCGCAGTACGCCAGCAGGCCGCGCGCCACGGACGGGACGAACTCGCCGCAGTCGACGCCCTCGGACCGCATGGTCCGGTACAGCCGTGCGGTGTCGAACAGCAGGTCGCGGTCGACCAGGACCAGGGTGCCGCCGGAGCACAGGGCCCGGACCACGTCTCCGGTGAAGACGTCGAAGGAGACGCCCGCCATCTGCAGGTGGACCCGGGCCTCGGTGTCCAGCCGGTACTCCGACTGCCAGGCCGCGAACACCGACGCGAGGTTGCGGTGGCTGACCTGGACGGCCTTGGGACGGCCGGTGGAACCGGAGGTGTGGATCACATACGCGGCCTGGTCGAGGCCCACGACGGGCTCCGGCCGGGCGTCGGCTTCGGGCCGGTCCAGCTCCTCGGGGGTCACCGGCCTGCCGGGCAGCCGGGACACACCGTCCTGGGGTTGATCGGTCACGACGAGCCGGGCACCGGCGTGGGTCATCAGCTCGGCCAGCCGCTCGGCCGGGTGGTCCGGATCCAGCGGCAGGTACGCGCCGCCGGCCCGGAGCACCGCCACCAGGGCGATCACCAGCTCCGGGGACTTGGCCAGGCGGAGCGCCACCACCGTGCCCTCGCCGACGCCGAGTTCGCGCAGCGAGGCCGCCATGCGCCGGGAGCGGTGCTCCAGCTCCCGGTAGCCCAGGCGCCGCCCGCCGGGCACGGACACGGCGACCGCCTCCGGGTACTGGGCGGCGATCTTGCCGATCAGTTCGTGCACCGGGACGTCGTGGTCGATCCTCCGGGCGCCGCCGCTGAACTCCGTGAGGATCCGCTCCCGTTCCCCGGCGCCGAGCATCGGCAGCCGGCCGGCCGGGCGCTCGGCCGGTGCGCGGGTGAGCCCGTCGAGGAGGTTGCGGTAGTGGCCGGCCATCCGCCGGACCGTCTCCGTGTCGAACAGGTCGGTGTTGTACTTGAGGACGCAGTGGAAGCGGCCGTCCGAACGGTCCTCGTAGGCGGACAGGGTGACATCGAACTGGCCCTCCTCCTCGGGGAGTTCGATGTACTCCAGCTCATAGCCGAAGCGTTCCGTGGCCACCTTGTGGGTGAGCAGGATGAACATCGCCTGGAAGACCGCCGAGCGGCTCGGGTCGTGCTGCAGGCCCAGCTGCTCGACCAGCAGTACGAACGGGTACTCCTGGTTGTCCAGCCCGCCGAGGACGGTGTCACGCACCCGTGAGAGCAGCTCGGGCACCGTCGGCTCGCCGGTCAGGCTGACGTGGAGGGGCAGGGGATTGACGAAGTAGCCGTAGACGGAGGCGAACTCCTCCTCGGTGCGGCCGGTGACGGGGCTGCCGACCACGATCTCGTCCTGCCCCGACCACCGGTGCAGCAGCAGGTAGTACGCGGTCAGCAGCACCACGTACACGGTGACGTTGTGCTCGCGGGCCAGCGCGTGCACCCGGGCGCTCAGCTCCTCGTCCAGCCGGAAGAACTCGGAGGCGCCGTTGTCGGTCTGCACCGGCGGGCGCGGCCGGTCGGTGGGCAGGTCGAGCACCGGCACCTCGTCCGGCAGATGACCGCGCCAGTAGTCCAGCATCCGCCGCGCCTCCGGCCCGGCCAGGAAGCGGTTCTGCCGGTTGAGGAAGTCGAGGTAGCGGGCCGCCACCGGGGCGAGCTCCACGGGCCGGCCCGTGCGCAGGCCGTGGTAGACCTCGAACAGCTCCTCGATGAACGTGAAGGTGGAGATCGCGTCCGAGACGATGTGGTGGACGGCCTTCATGATGACCCAGCGGTCCGGCCCGCGCCGGAACAGCCGCAGCCGGACCAGGGGATCGCGCTCCAGGTCGTACGGCCTGCGGTACTCCCCGACCAGCAGCGCGCGGATCTCCTCCCAGGGCCGGCCCTCGACGTCGAACAGGCGGGTGTCGGCGCGGACGTCGCTCCGGATGCGCTGCACGGGGCGGCCGGATTCGGTGGTGATGCTCGCCCGCAGGCTCGGGTGCCGCCCGATCAGGGTGCGGAATGCCTCGAACAGCAGCTCCGGGTCCAGTTCGGCACGGACCTCCACCGCGCCGCCGATGTTGTAGGCGAAACCGTCCGGGTTGAGCTGCCGCAGGAACCACAGGGCCTGCTGGTTGTGGGTGAGCGGGTGACAGTGCTCGTCGGTGAACAGCTCCACCGCCGTCTCCTGCGGCGCCCCGTCGGCCGACACCAGCTCGGCCAGTCCTTCGAGGAGTCGGTCGATCAGTTCACCGACCGGCCCGTTGCTGAGCAGGGCGACCACCGGCAGTGAGACACCCAGCTCGGTGTGGACCCGGGCCCGCAGCTCCATCGCGAGCAGCGAGTCGAGACCGAGCGAGCCGAGTCGGCTGTCCGCGTCGATCAGCTCCGGCCCCACCCGGAGCACGCCCGCGGCCAGCGCGGCGAAGTGCTCGGCGACCAGCCGCGCGCGAGCCGTCGGGTCGGAGCCGCGGATGGTGTCGAGCAGGCTGCCGCCCTGCCCGGTCGGGGTGGCCCGCGCGGCGGCGGCCGCGAGGCCGGAGACCAGTCGCGGCGGCGTGGGGTACCAGGAGAGGAACACCGGCCAGTCCACCACGGTGGCGACGAGCAGCTGGGCCCGGTCCTGCCCGATCACCCGCTCCAGGACCGCCATCCCGGTGTCCGGGGCGAGCGAGCTCATCCCCCGGGCGTCCCGGTAGTGGGCGACCAGCCCGAGTTCCTCGATCATGCCGGTGGCCCAGGGCCCCCAGTCCAGGCTGAGCGCGGGCAGGCCTCGCGCACGACGGTGGTGGGCGAGCGCGTCCAGGAAGGCGTTGCCGGCGGCGTAGTTGACCTGACCGGCCGTGGTCAGCAGCGAGGCGACCGAGGCGAACAGGACGAAGTGCTCCACCGGCTCCTCTCGCAGCAGCCGGTGCAGGAGGTATCCGCCGTGCACCTTCGGCCCGTAGCCGGCGTCGAAGGCCGCACGGTCCAGCGACGGCAGCAGGACGTCCCGTACCTGCCCGGCGAGGTGGAACACGCCCCGTACCGGAGGCAGTCCACTGCTCCTCTGCTCGGCCAGCCAGCGTTCCATCGCCTCCTGGTCGGTCACGTCGACCGCGGCGACCAGCACCTCGGCACCCAGGGCTTCGAGCTCGCGAAGGAAGGCGACCCGCTGCCCGGCGGGGCTCCGCGGATCGAGCCCGTGCCACGCGCCGCGCTCGGGCACGGCGGTACGGCCGAGCAGGATCAGGCGCCGGGCCCCGCGCCGCACCAGGGTGCGGCAGAGCAGCCGCCCGAGCGCCCCGAACGCGCCCGTGACCAGGTAGCTGCCGTCCGTACGCAGCCGCAGTGGCAGCGGGCGGGTGAGACCGGCGGGCGGACGCAGCCGGCTGACGTGGCGGCGGACGCCACGCAGAGCGATCTCGTCCTCGCCGTCGTCGGCCGCCAGCTCGCGCAGCAGGGCTTCGGCTTCCGGCGATGACTGGGCGGGCGGGCTTGAGTCCGGTCGCCCAGTCGGTCCTGCGGTCGGATCGAGATCGATCAACTTACCTGCATGGGCGGTGAGTTCCTGCTGCCAAAGGACCCGGCCGATGCCCCAGGCGGACGCGCCGAACGGCTCCACCGGATCGCCCGGCCTGACGGCCTGGGTGCCCCGGGTGACGATGTGCAGCCGTCCGTCCGGTCGGGCCTCGGGCAGCACCTGGGCGAGCGGGACGAGCGAGAAGGCACCGATGGTGCCGATCTCGGCGAGGTCCCCGGCGGCGACGGCGTCGAGCGCCGGCAGGTCGAGGTTCCACAGATGGGCCACCGTCCGGAAGGACGGGTCGAGGTCCGCGAACAGGCTCCGCAGATCGGCGGCCGAGTCCGGCCGGACAGTCGCGTACGGTCCGCCGCTCCGGTAGGCGCGGCCGGGACGTACGAGCAGGCACTGCCCGCCACGGGCCCGCACCAGATCGGCCATCCGGTCGGCGAGGCCGCCCTCGTCGGCGAACAGCAGCAGGTCGGGTGCCCGCGTATCC contains:
- a CDS encoding non-ribosomal peptide synthetase/type I polyketide synthase, with the translated sequence MTDSPNTAFREKVAIIGIGCRLPGQAGDHRAFWQNLIEGRDCLVPTPADRYDTSTLGSRDRAKPGRLIGGRGGYIDGFDEFDPHFFGISPREAEHMDPQQRKLLEVSWEALEDGGQKPGELAGRDVGVFIGAFTLDYKILQFADLGFETLAAHTATGTMMTMVSNRISHCLDFRGPSLSIDTACSSSLVAVHLACQSLLRGESELALAGGTLLHLAPQYTIAETKGGFLSPDGRSRAFDASADGYVRAEGVGVVVLKRLSDALRDGDPVHAVVIGSGVNQDGRTNGITVPSADAQATLIERVCAEAGVAPGSLQYVEAHGTSTPVGDPIEAEALGRVLAIGRPPGARCYVGSVKTNIGHTESAAGVAGLIKTALALRHRRIPPHLNLERPNPAIDFATLPFEIPTAAVDWPEHEGPARAGVNSFGFGGTNAHVLLEEAPPIPQGEGSAADQPPPLSVLPLSARHAAGLAELAGGIRRELATGVSLTDLGHTLAHRRQRFEEQLAIVHSSRESLDEALAACERGEPHPRAVRGRRRDAGQRRLVWVFTGMGPQWWGMGRQLLDAEPVYREAVERCDREIRRQAGWSLLDELTRPEPESRMAETWLAQPANFAVQSGLAALWEHYGVRPDAVVGHSTGEIAAFHRAGVYGLEDAVRVALGRSSLQQRLAGTGAMLAANLPEEEAERLVRPYRDRVSVAAVNSPASVTLSGDPDTLRELADRLGRDQVFTRFLDVEVPYHSVRMDPIRAELHEALAGIEPRPARLPLYLTAREGRALGPELDAGYWWENVRQPVRFRSAIDRLVDDGYTLFLELGPHPVLGHSIRECLDARAADGLTLPSIRRREDEPERFARSLAELHTLGVEVDWTVLQPGGRPVPLPRYPWQRDRYWVEPRPVEQIRLGLLDHPLLGRRTASLQPTWESQLDTERLAYLADHRIEGSTVFPAAGYLEMAAQAVRAMTGGDLATLADVEFSRALFLPEGESATVQLSFSPEEARFTIASPADSGAGAADPTVHASGVVRTGQPCRVAGPLDAESVRARGGRRLDGAACYGELAALGYHYGPAFQAIDEVWTGPGEALALIRPTPEIGADAAGCHAHPVLLDACFQTMLTALSPDGGRSGGIRLPVGIEEVRLDPVGDRPLWAHATVTEENGEELIGDLALYAEDGTPIGRITGFRAAAVDRVASAVKLSTIDGWLAEVGWEELASEETEPEGSGGEASVGPSDTRAPDLLLFADEGGLADRMADLVRARGGQCLLVRPGRAYRSGGPYATVRPDSAADLRSLFADLDPSFRTVAHLWNLDLPALDAVAAGDLAEIGTIGAFSLVPLAQVLPEARPDGRLHIVTRGTQAVRPGDPVEPFGASAWGIGRVLWQQELTAHAGKLIDLDPTAGPTGRPDSSPPAQSSPEAEALLRELAADDGEDEIALRGVRRHVSRLRPPAGLTRPLPLRLRTDGSYLVTGAFGALGRLLCRTLVRRGARRLILLGRTAVPERGAWHGLDPRSPAGQRVAFLRELEALGAEVLVAAVDVTDQEAMERWLAEQRSSGLPPVRGVFHLAGQVRDVLLPSLDRAAFDAGYGPKVHGGYLLHRLLREEPVEHFVLFASVASLLTTAGQVNYAAGNAFLDALAHHRRARGLPALSLDWGPWATGMIEELGLVAHYRDARGMSSLAPDTGMAVLERVIGQDRAQLLVATVVDWPVFLSWYPTPPRLVSGLAAAAARATPTGQGGSLLDTIRGSDPTARARLVAEHFAALAAGVLRVGPELIDADSRLGSLGLDSLLAMELRARVHTELGVSLPVVALLSNGPVGELIDRLLEGLAELVSADGAPQETAVELFTDEHCHPLTHNQQALWFLRQLNPDGFAYNIGGAVEVRAELDPELLFEAFRTLIGRHPSLRASITTESGRPVQRIRSDVRADTRLFDVEGRPWEEIRALLVGEYRRPYDLERDPLVRLRLFRRGPDRWVIMKAVHHIVSDAISTFTFIEELFEVYHGLRTGRPVELAPVAARYLDFLNRQNRFLAGPEARRMLDYWRGHLPDEVPVLDLPTDRPRPPVQTDNGASEFFRLDEELSARVHALAREHNVTVYVVLLTAYYLLLHRWSGQDEIVVGSPVTGRTEEEFASVYGYFVNPLPLHVSLTGEPTVPELLSRVRDTVLGGLDNQEYPFVLLVEQLGLQHDPSRSAVFQAMFILLTHKVATERFGYELEYIELPEEEGQFDVTLSAYEDRSDGRFHCVLKYNTDLFDTETVRRMAGHYRNLLDGLTRAPAERPAGRLPMLGAGERERILTEFSGGARRIDHDVPVHELIGKIAAQYPEAVAVSVPGGRRLGYRELEHRSRRMAASLRELGVGEGTVVALRLAKSPELVIALVAVLRAGGAYLPLDPDHPAERLAELMTHAGARLVVTDQPQDGVSRLPGRPVTPEELDRPEADARPEPVVGLDQAAYVIHTSGSTGRPKAVQVSHRNLASVFAAWQSEYRLDTEARVHLQMAGVSFDVFTGDVVRALCSGGTLVLVDRDLLFDTARLYRTMRSEGVDCGEFVPSVARGLLAYCEREGLSLDFMRLLIVGSDAWKAGEHQRLIAVCGPATRVVNSYGLTEGTIDSACFEGPAGHLEAGRMVPVGRPLPNSEVYVLDRHGEPVPPGVAGELWIGGAGVATGYLGEPERTAERFVTLTPDRDPVRLYRTGDLGHWDADGVLHLLGRADGQVKVRGHRIETGEIEARLAARPELAQVCVTVRRDESGENLLCAYCVPVEGAGLDARELRRHLAEQLPTYLIPAHFTELPALPLTANGKVDLAALPEPRAEAGPDRHEPPVTLYEQRMAAHWQALLGLEQPGLRDDFFEAGGSSIKLIELIHHLRTEFNAAVPVGRLFRTSTLHGMARTLEDVVTGRLPGAEPYLWFNPGADRTRTVFCLPPAGGHGLVYRQLAALIPDHRFAAFNYLSGTDKAARYADLAEELHPGGPYILFGYSLGGNLAFEIAEELERRGRTVSTVVIMDSYRITEAVTLGEEHLAEFEQELAGHLHRHTGSEIVARETLEQAREYLAHCGAHPALGVLRAPIVVISDQDKLRHFAAGEPGSWHSASTAGCTLLQGHGRHAEMLDGAFLDRNAELARTLLAGGAPHGGA